Genomic window (Nitrospiria bacterium):
AGCCGGCGGCGGAAGGATCCTATAGAGTTTCCCGAGCAGCTGATCAAAGACCTTCTGCCCAGCGGAGATTTTCATATCCAAGAAGAGCGGAGGCTTTTTTATGTGGGAATGACCCGGGCCCGGGAAGAATTGATTCTATCCTGTTCTCATGACCGCGGGGGCAAGCGTCTCCGCCGGGTGAGCCCATTTGTTTTAGAAACCCTGGGAATGACGGAGGGACAGGCCACCCTTCGCAGCCCTTCAGCCATTCAGCAGATTGAGCGCTATGCGCCATCTCCTCCCCGTGAGGTTTTGCCTTTCCGATTACCCCAAGATCACGAACTTCTTCAATTGAGCTATTACCAAATTGATGATTATTTAACCTGTCCCCTGAAATATAAATATGTTCATGTATTGAAGGTCCCCATTTATAAACACCACTCCATCATTTATGGAAATGCCCTTCATCGTGCCATTCAGGAGTATCTTCGTGCAAAAATCGAAGGGCAGCCTTTTTCTCTTCCTTCCCTTCATAAGGCTTTTCAAATGGCATGGTCCTCGGAAGGGTTCCTTAACCGGGAGCATGAACAGCTTCGTTTTGAAACCGGAGTGACCACGTTAACCCGTTTTTATGAAAGCGAGGAGAAAGAAGGAAATGTTCCAACCTTTATTGAAAAGGAATTTTCTGTTTTATTGGATCAAAATAAAATAAGAGGCCGTTGGGACCGGATTGATATCCGTGAGGGAAGGGTGACCATCATTGATTATAAATCATCCAATGTTCGGACACAGGAGAAAGCGAATCAAGAGATCCGAAAAAATCTTCAGCTTTCGATTTACGCCTATGCCTACCGGAAAATTGAGGGAAAAATCCCCGAGCAAATCCAGCTCTATTTTCTGGATTCCGGGTTGATCGGATCCCTGGAAAAAACCGAGAAGGATTTGGAAAAAACCGTAGAGCAGATTCGAGTTGTGGCTGCGGGGATTCGAAAAGGGGATTTTGCCCCTAAACCGACCTTTATTGCTTGCCGATATTGCCCTTACAGGGAAATTTGTCCCTATACAGCAACTAAAGAATAACCTTCATTAAATAAGCAGTGGCGCTTCCATTTCCAGGTTTAATAAAGGAAAGAGGGCTTCGCCGTTTTCCTTCCCCTCGATTTCCGCGGGACTATTTTATTGGGTCAGACAGATAGGAAAAAAAATGGTAAAATTGCGGAATAATTAAAGGAGTGAATCATGAACGGTTTTCGGTTTTTGGCGGGTTTGGTTTTTGTGTTTTTCCCCCTTTTTTCCTTCTTGCCCATTGGGCTTTGTGAACCCAGCACACTCCTTGCCGGTGCTGCGGCCTTTCCCATCACTCCCGTAGATGAAAACGGAGTCCTTTGGGGGGAGCCCTATGAGGATTTAAACGGCAACGGACGATACGATGCTCCCAACCCTTTAGCTCCCCGCCGCCCTTTTGAGCCATTTGAAGACCTGAATCAAAACGGAAAATGGGACGGTCCGTTCTTGGCGGGTTTTCATCATTTTGGGCCATATTATACGGCAAAGGGGGTGCATGATCCGATTTGGAGCCGGGTCCTGGTTTTAAATAGAGGGGAAACAAAAATTGGACTGGTGGCTCTGGACTTGGTGGGTTTTTTTTATTCCCATGTTCAAACAATCCGGGAGGAACTCAAGGACCTGGGCTTTTCCCAAATCATCGTGGCCAGTACCCATACCCACGGGGGTCCGGATTCCATTGGGCTTTGGGGCCCCAACCCTTTTACCGATGGAAAAGACCCCCGGTTCATCCAATATATTCAACAGCAAACCATTCGGGCTCTTCGGGAGGCCGATGGGAAGTTGCAGCCAGCAAACCTCCGGTTTGCAAAAACATCGGTTCCAATGAATTTCGGTCCGCTCATTAACGATTTTCGAGATCCCATTGTCATCGATGATCTCCTTTTAGTCATGCAGGTCCTTGGACAAAATGGGAAAACCATTGCAACGGTGGTCAATTGGTCCCCCCATCCTGAGACCATGGGTGGAACCAGTAGCCTGATTACATCGGATTTTCCACATTATCTCCGGGAAGGGATTGAAAAAGGGGGATTTAGGGTGGGAAATAAACGGTTTCAGGGAGTCGGGGGAATTGCCATCTATTTTAGCGGTGCCGTAGGAGGCCTTCTTACAACCCTTCACGTTGATGTGAAAGAAGAGAATGGGCAGAGCCTCCCTCCACGATCCTGGTCTATGACGCGACGAATTGGACAAATAGCCGCCGGGGCAACCTTGGATGCGTTGAAGAGTCAGCCCATTATTAAAATTACCCATCTTTCTGTTTTATCCAAAGAAATTTTTATTCCGCTCGATAATCAAATGTTCCTCCAGCTGAATGAAAAGGGTGTTTTCAATCGCCCAACCTACACCGATGGAAAAGCGAAGAAGGAGGGTAAAGATATTTTGACGGAGGTCAATCTGATCACCTTTCAGAGACCTGGGGGTTCCGTCTCCCAGATGATTACGGTTCCGGGTGAGCTTTTCCCGGAGATTTTGGTGGGGGGATATTTAACGGAGAAGGAAAATTGCTGGGGGTATACCCAGAGGAAGCGGAAACTCGGTGGACGGGGAAAGGAACGTCTTGCCCCTTCCCACTCTGGTATTCCCCAAGAGCCCATTCTTCGCCAAAGGATGGAAGGTGAGTTTCGGTTTCTAATCGGTTTGGCGAACGATGAGCTAGGTTATATTGTTCCAGCCAACGACTTTATCCCGCCTGTGCTGACCCCTCGTGGTCCCCGCTATGGAACCGACCGCTGCGGAGATGATGACCACTATGAGGAAACCGTTTCGGCAAGTTCAAAAATGGCGCCGTTTGTCACCAAAGCGCTGGTTGAACTTCTAGAAGAACAGGCCGGTTCAAAACCATCTCCATGAAAAAACAAATTCACGGTTTGATTACCTTTTTTACTTTTCTATCTTTAACCGGGTGTTTATCCATTGACTATTCACCCATTGAGGACCGGCCCTTTTACAAAAAAACCACTGAGGTTTTCCACCAGATTTCAACAGAGTATCTATCCGGGGTTGATGCTTTCCCCTTTCTGGCAGGAGCCGCTAGGACTCAAATCATTTTCCCCGATGGAATTCAACTGGCTGGGTATGGCAAACGAAGGTCAAAGAAATCGGTGTCGGTCCATGATCCGGTTTTTATTCGGGCGCTGGCTGTGAAGGCGGGTTCTAAAAAAGTAGTCCTGGTCAATAGCGATCTTCTGGCTGTTTCCAATGAGTTGTTTGAAACGGTTTTAGAAAAGGTTAAACAGGATATTCATCTAAATCCCGAAGATCTGATGATAACGGCCACTCACACCCATTCCGGTCCGGGAGGTTTATCCGATAAATTTTGGGAGGGTTTTGCCACCGGGCCTTTCCATGAGAAGTTTTTTGAAACAGTGACGGATCAAATGGCCGGGGTGATTGTTGAGGCAATTGAAAATTTAGAACCTGCCCGCCTCCGGTGGGGCAGAGCCGATGCTCCTGACCTGATTAAAAATCGAATGGTCGACAAGGGGCCTATTGATCCGGAAGTGGGTATTATTGAATTCCAGAATTCTGAGGGGAAACAAAAAGCTATCTTAGTAAACTTTTCAGCCCATGCAACTGTTTTGGGAAGTGAGAACCTTTCCATGTCGGGAGATTATCCGGGTGCGTTGGAACACTCTTTAGAACAAGAAAACGGAACCATCGCTCTTTTTACCGCGGGGGCAGTTGGAGATCAAACCGCACACCCACCCGAAGTGAAAACCAGAAACCCTGAAAATACCCGGATGGAACGGGCTGCGGCCATGGGGAGAATACTCTCAGAACGGGTCCAACAGGCCATTGACCAGGACACATGGATCGATTGCGGAGGGGTTGATTCATTCCGTATTCCGGTTTATCTGCCTCCTACCCAGGTGAGGGTTACAAACCATTATCGGTTACCCAGTTTTTTTTCAAGTCTTTTCTTTGATTCCGTCTCTTCCCTTCAGGCCCTTCGATTGGGGAAACAGGTATTGTTGGGTGTTCCCGCGGATTTGTCCTCTCAGATTGGGTTGGAAATAAAGGAATATGGGAAAGGGTTAGGGCTCCGTGTTCTGATCATCGGTTTTGCCAATGATTACGTGGGATATATTATTCCACTAGAGAGTTATAAAAAAGGTTCTTACGCTGGGAGAATGTCTTTTAATGGGCCCCATATGGATCAATATTTTCGGGAAATGGCTTTTCAGATTTTAGATGTACTTCATGCGAAAATATTAGAACCCTGTCACGGGGAAGTTCTCCAAGGGACAGAAAATGCAGGAAGCTTTTTGGAATAAAAATTGTCTTTCTCATCTAAATGAAAGAGAGAACGGTTGAATCCAGGCTTAAGAATCTCATTAACTTTTTGGTTTCTCATATTGAGTTTTTTTACCGGTGGATGTGTCTCCTTTCCTTTCAAAGGTCCCAGGGATATGGTGGAGATCCGTACCACCCCTTCACCCGATACCGTTTATTTTGAAATGAACGGAACGATTCCCCTCTCCCTTATTAAGGAGGAAGACGGAAAAGGTTTTTCTTTAAGCACCCTGGCCCTAACGCCTTCGGTGATCCTACCCCATGAGGAAAAAGAACTTCATCTCGGTTATTATAAACCCAACCAAAACCAGTTAAAAAAGCCAGCCATTATCCTTCTTCCCATTACCTTCGGTGATTATTTTACGGAAAACCTTGCCCGCTATTTTGCGGATAAGGGTTTTATTGTTTTACGCTTTCCAAGCCGAAACGAGCTCAGGATTTTTTCTGATGAGAGTAAAAATTTAACCCATTTCCAACAAATTCTCCACGATGATATTTTAAATGTGAGGAAGGGACTTCAGTGGCTAAAAGAGCAACCGGAAGTAGACCCGAGCCGGATTGGAATCATGGGGATCAGCTTGGGGGCCATTTTGACCTCCTTGATGATTGAAGTCGAAACGGATTTTCAGGCCGCCGTTCTATTTTTGGGCGGGGGAAATCTCCCGGGGATTTTCAGAACCTCGAAAGAGAGGCCCATTGCAGGGTACCGAGACAGGCACATACAAAAGAAGCTCGCAAAAAAAACCCCCACGAATGAAGAATGGGAAATATTTCTTAAGGAGGCACATACCGCTTTGGGAAAGGTTGACCCTCTACAGTATCCCAGCCTCTTAACCCCGGACCGTATTTTAATGATCAATGGGGTTTTTGATACGGTGATCAAGCGGCCGTATACAAAGGAACTTTGGACTCACCTGGGGGAACCCAATTTGATATACCTTCCTGCGGGACATTATGGTTCAGTATTATTCTTCCATTACGCACGTCTTAAAGCGTTAAAGCATTTTGAGGCTTTTATTGGAGTGAGTTTGACGAGGGAATCTCCTCCTACGGAGGGGAATTGACCGTGATATTGGCCGTATCCGGCGTACTGGTAACGCTGCCATCAAAAACGATCAGTTCCGCAAAATAAGTTCCAACCACATCTGCCAAAAAGGTGGGGTTGACAATATTGGGATCCGATAGCGTCGCATTGCTCCCAGAAGGAACCGTTAGTGACCAGAGGAATCCGAGTTGGTCGCCATCTACATCAAATGAGCCGCTGCCGTCTAACTGTACCGTATCTCCTACCAATGTTGTTTGATCTGCCCCTGCATTCGCCACCGGTGGGTTCTGTTCATCCCAACTGATGGCCAATCCGAAAGGAGAGACTAAGCCGGTATCATTTCCCACAATCCATTGTATTGGATTCAGGGAATAGTTAGGCCCTTGGGCGGGGTCTTCTGCTTGGGCCAGGTCAAACACATAAATTCCGCTCTTTCCAAGAATATTTCCGCTGGAATTCGTAGTGGGAATACTCGAGACATAAAGGTGGTTGATGCCTTCATGAACAAAAACACCAGCGGGAATAAATAACGCATTTAAACTGGATTTTATAGTCCTATAGGTATGGGTGTTTGGTTTAAAATCAACAATCACTACCTCCCTGTTTCCAAAATCTCCTACAAAAAGACGGTCCGTGACTCCCGAGGTTGAATCATTAACCTCTTCTATGTAAAGTCCGATGGGTTGATCCATGGGAAAATCATTGGAGGCGAAGGTAAGGGTAGGGTCCATATTTACCGAGGAGGAAAGGGCGCTCACCCCTTCGAAGACATAAATGGCTTGGGCATTGTTTGCTTTATCGGACACATAGAGACGGTCATTGCTTTTTGAGTAGGCGAGCCCCCTCAGTTCGCTA
Coding sequences:
- a CDS encoding neutral/alkaline non-lysosomal ceramidase N-terminal domain-containing protein; this encodes MKKQIHGLITFFTFLSLTGCLSIDYSPIEDRPFYKKTTEVFHQISTEYLSGVDAFPFLAGAARTQIIFPDGIQLAGYGKRRSKKSVSVHDPVFIRALAVKAGSKKVVLVNSDLLAVSNELFETVLEKVKQDIHLNPEDLMITATHTHSGPGGLSDKFWEGFATGPFHEKFFETVTDQMAGVIVEAIENLEPARLRWGRADAPDLIKNRMVDKGPIDPEVGIIEFQNSEGKQKAILVNFSAHATVLGSENLSMSGDYPGALEHSLEQENGTIALFTAGAVGDQTAHPPEVKTRNPENTRMERAAAMGRILSERVQQAIDQDTWIDCGGVDSFRIPVYLPPTQVRVTNHYRLPSFFSSLFFDSVSSLQALRLGKQVLLGVPADLSSQIGLEIKEYGKGLGLRVLIIGFANDYVGYIIPLESYKKGSYAGRMSFNGPHMDQYFREMAFQILDVLHAKILEPCHGEVLQGTENAGSFLE
- a CDS encoding dienelactone hydrolase family protein; translated protein: MVEIRTTPSPDTVYFEMNGTIPLSLIKEEDGKGFSLSTLALTPSVILPHEEKELHLGYYKPNQNQLKKPAIILLPITFGDYFTENLARYFADKGFIVLRFPSRNELRIFSDESKNLTHFQQILHDDILNVRKGLQWLKEQPEVDPSRIGIMGISLGAILTSLMIEVETDFQAAVLFLGGGNLPGIFRTSKERPIAGYRDRHIQKKLAKKTPTNEEWEIFLKEAHTALGKVDPLQYPSLLTPDRILMINGVFDTVIKRPYTKELWTHLGEPNLIYLPAGHYGSVLFFHYARLKALKHFEAFIGVSLTRESPPTEGN